The nucleotide sequence ACAGTGCGATCACCTCTACCTCGTCGTTCGGTTCCTACCGGCTGCATGAGCAGGTCAAGTCGTTCACTACGCCGACCGGTGGCAACACGTTCTGGTTCATGTTCGAGCCGCTCATCATCGGTACGGAGCAGTTCGACGAGCTGACCAAGGAACAGCAGCAGGCCGTGGAGAAGGCGGGCGCGAACCTGCAGCAGTACGCGTACGAGGCGTCCGAGAAGGACGACACGCGGGTCGAGCAGCAGTTCAAGAAGGCCGGCGTGAAGGTCGTGCCGATGGACGACGCGTCGTACGAGAAGTGGCGGGAGAAGTCCGAGCCGGTCTGGGACGACTTCGCCAAGGAGGTCGAAGGCGGCCAGCGGCTCATCGACGAGGCGAAGAAGGTCGCCGACGAAGGCTAGGGTGCTGCGCGTTGAGCGAATCCGGGCAGCGACGCCGAGCGTGGCCGCTGCGCGTCGTGGAGCGACTGTCGGAGCTGGCCGGCTACACGAGCGCGGTCTTCATCCTCGCCGCGGTGCTCGTCGTCTGCTACGGCGTGCTGTTGCGCTACTTCATCGGCGCGTCGACCGTCTGGCAGACCGAGCTCTCCATCTACCTGCTGATCTACGCCGCATTCGTCGGTGCGGCTTACGGCCTGAAGCACGGTGACCACGTCGCGATGGAGATCGTCGCGTCGCGGTTCTCCGGGCGCGCCCGCGACGTGATCAGGCTGGTGGTCGGGGTGCTCGGCCTCGGCCTTGCGGTGGTCATCCTCGTGGTGGCGTGGGGGTTCTGGTGGGAGGTCGTGGAGAGCGGCCGGCGGTCGGGCACGGCGTGGAACCCGCCGCTCGCGGTGCCGTACGCGATCCTGCCGCTCGGCATGTTGCTGGTCTCGCTGCAGTACCTGGTGATCCTCACGGACACCGTCGGGCGGCTCGGGAAGGGTAACCGGGCCGACGGGGCGGAGGCCGGCCGGTGAGTGTCGTCCTGATCGCGCTCATCGTCGGCGCCGTGCTGCTCGTGCTGCTGGTGCTCGGGGTGCCGGTCGCGTTCGCCCTCGGGCTCACCGCGGTGATCTCCATCGCGCTCTTCCTCACCGGCGACGAGTTCGGCTACCTGGCCGACCTGACGTTCGAGTCGCTGAACAGCTTCTCGCTGCTCGCCATCCCGCTGTTCGTCCTGATGGGTGCGATCTTCGGGCAGTCGAAGGCGAGCCGCGACCTGCTCGAGGCGGCGCACGCCTGGATCGGCCGGGTGCGCGGCGGTCTCGGCATCAGCTCGGTGCTCTCCTGCGCCGCGTTCGCCGCGCTGACCGGGTCGAGCCCGGCGACGTCCGCGGCGATCGGCCGGATCGCGATCCCCGAGATGGTGCGGCGCGGCTACC is from Streptosporangiales bacterium and encodes:
- a CDS encoding TRAP transporter small permease subunit, which encodes MAGEVRAGLGRLRQGGRRRPAAHRRGEEGRRRRLGCCALSESGQRRRAWPLRVVERLSELAGYTSAVFILAAVLVVCYGVLLRYFIGASTVWQTELSIYLLIYAAFVGAAYGLKHGDHVAMEIVASRFSGRARDVIRLVVGVLGLGLAVVILVVAWGFWWEVVESGRRSGTAWNPPLAVPYAILPLGMLLVSLQYLVILTDTVGRLGKGNRADGAEAGR